The genome window CGCCACGTTACGCAGGCTGACGCCGCACCACAAGCCCGTCGGCCGGCTTCAGGAATTTCTGACAGACACAAAATTCAGCCGACGATAAAGGTCTGGCCCGTCTGTAAACCTTCGACACTTTTCGCGTAGGCCAATGCCACATCAGCAGCGGGTGCAGGTTTGTAGCCACGGAAGTAGGGCGCGTAGCTGCCCATGGCTTCCAGCAGCACGGTCGGGCTCACGGAATTGACGCGCAGGCCCCGTGGCAACTCGATCGCGGCAGCTTTGACGAAGGCATCCAGTGCGCCGTTGACCAGTGCGGCAGATGCGCCGGTGCGGATCGGGTCACGGTTGAGAATGCCGCTGGTGAAGGTGAACGAGGCGCCATCGTTGGCGTATTCGCGACCGATCAACAGCAGGTTGACCTGGCCCATCAGCTTGTCGCGCAGGCCCAGTTCAAAATCGGTTTCGCTCATGTCACCCAACGGCACGAAATTCACACTGCCAGCCGCGCAGACCAGGGCATCGAACTTGCCGGTCTGTTCGAATAGCTTGCGGATTGAAGCGCTGTCACTGATGTCCACCTGGAAGTCCCCATGGGTGCGACCGACGCTGATCACCTCGTGACGCTGGGCGAGTTCTGCTTTGACGGCCGAGCCGATTGTGCCGCTGGCACCAATCAATAGGATTTTCATCGTGCTGTTCCTCCAGGGGTAAGTGAGGTTTCAGTCTAGTGTGGCTTTTCGGTCGGATAAACGCGCTAATAGGCAACCTTTGGTTTTCAAATGGAAACAATCCATGAGCGAGATGGATGACCTGGCGGCGTTTGCCGTGCTGATCGAAGCCGGCAGTTTTACCGTCGCGGCCGAGCAGTTGGGGTGCAGCAAGGGCCAGCTGTCCAAGCGCATCAGCCAACTGGAAGCGCGGTTTTGCGTGGTGTTGCTGCACCGCACCACCCGCAAGTTGAGCCTGACCGCAGCCGGTGCGGCGTTGTTGCCCCAGGCCCAGGCGCTGGTGGTACAGGTGGAGCGCGCCCGACAGGCATTGGCGCGGCTCAAGGACGACCTGGCCGGGCCGGTGCGTATGACGGTTCCGGTGTCGTTGGGGGAAACCTTCTTCGATGGTTTGCTGCTCGAGTTTTCCAAGCAGTACCCGCAGGTGCAGATCGAACTGGAATTGAGCAACAGTTACCGGGACCTGGCGCGCGATGGCTTTGATTTGGGCGTGCGCATGGGGGCCATCGAAAACGAGCGTCTGGTGGCCAAGCCATTGCTGGCCTGGCATGAGATGACCTGCGCCAGCCCGGCCTATCTGGAACAGCACGGCGAGCCGCTGACCCCGGCGGACCTGGCAGCTCATACCTGCCTGTTGAACAGTCACTACAGCGGGCGTGAAGAATGGCTGTACCACCAGCAACACGAATTGCTGCGTGTGCGGGTCAGCGGCACATTCGCTTCCAACCACTACAACCTGTTGAAAAAAGCCGCACTGGTGGGCGCCGGTATCGCCCGCCTGCCGTCCTACGTTTTACCGGCGGAACTGGCTGACGGTCGATTGCGCTGGCTCTTGCGCGATTATCAGACTCGCAGCATGCCGATGCATCTGGTTCACCCGTATCAGGGCGGCTTGCCGCGCCGCACTCAGGTGCTCGCCGATTACCTGGTGGATTGGTTCAAGCGCAGCGGTGAAACGTTGGACCGGCTTTAACGGTAGCGACGTGCAATCAGGTGATCAATCGACAGGCTGCCCGGGCCTTTGGCGACCAGCAGTAGCAACAAGGCAAGCCAGGTGCCATGGGTCGGGTACGCGTCGGGGTAGACGAAGAGTTGAATGGTCAGGGTCATGCCAATCAGGGCCAGGGCCGAGAAGCGTGTGGCCAAGCCGACCAGAATCAACACCGGAAAAAAGTGTTCGGCAAAGGCTGCCATGTGCGCGGCGACTTCCGGCGACAGCAAAGGCACGTGATATTCACTGCGAAACAGCGGCAGGGTGGAGGCGGCAAGGCGTGGTTCGCCCAGTTGGAACGTGCCGCTGATCAGGTCGATGGCAAAGCCTTCGACCTTGGTTTGCCCCGACTTCCAGAACACCGCTGCAATCGAAAAACGCGCGAGAAAGGCGATCAGGCTGTAGGGGATTTTTTCGAACAGAGCGATGGTCCGTTTTACCAGGCAAGTAGGGGAAGTGTTCATGGCGATTCCTTTTGTTCTGTGTGCAAATGAGTGATGGCGTCGTGGCTGATCAGCAGGGTCAGGCACTGGTTCAGGTCGAATTCGCTGGCGGCTTCCAGGGCCTGGGTCACGGCCATTTCCAGCCCAGCGCCGTGGTTGAGGCTGTTGATGAACGCGACCGAACCTGCGTCTATTGCGAATACCTTGACGGCCAGCCCCTGGCGTAACACCAAGGCACTTTGCGCATGCCAGGCATTCAAACTGGCAATGGCCCCCTCGGTCTGGTGCGCTGCCCAGACGGCGACGATCGCGTAGGCGGAGTTCAACGTGGCGAGTGAGGGATGCAGTTGCAGGCGTAGTTCGCCCAAGTGGGTTTGGGTTTGCAGTGCCTGCAACACGGCCTGTTGTTGCAGTGGCGCAACATCCGCCGCGTGATAGGCGCGCACCCGCAAGCGTTCCAGGCGCGCGATATCAGCCAGGTAGGGCACGCTGGCAGCCGGCTCGAAGCCCTGGATAAAGTCGGCAAAGCTGCTGCCGTATTCACTGATCAGTGGGCTGTTGGGCGGGCAGGCCTGTACATAGAGGCTGGCCATGGCGCGAAAGAATGCCTCGCCGACCAATTGCAACGTGACGGGATAGGCCGTCGCCAGCGCATTGATCAGCGCGCTGTGGACGTTGTTGCGATACACCGCAAAGCGGCTGGCCGGATCGGCGCCGTTGCTGCTGAACAGACCCTCGGGGCAGACCGGGTCGGGTGCGAGCAGGGCACTGGCAAACGCATCTTGAAGGCTCATTGGTTCACCTGCGACAGATGCCAGTCGGCGTGTTGGACTTCGGCGTGCAGCACGCTGAAGGCCGGCACGTGGTTATCGCGCTCAATCAGCGTGGCCACCGGGCCCGTACGCATAAGGACGTGTTGGTACAACTGCCATACGGCGTTATCGACGGGCGCACCATGGTCATCGATCAGCAGGCGATCGCCCAGGCTGTCAGTGTCTTCGGCAAATCCGGCCAGATGAATCTCTCCCACGGCACGCAATGGCAGTGCGTCAATGTAGGAAAGGGGATCTCGCTGGTGATTGATGCACGACACATAGACGTTGTTGACGTCCAGCAACAGGCCGCAACCGGTGCGGCGAATGATCTCGCTGATGAAGTCTGTCTCGTCCAGGGTGGAGCGCTGGAATTGCAGATAGGTCGACGGATTCTCCAGCAGCATCGGCTGCTTGAGGGTGCTTTGCACCTGGTCGATGTGTTCGCACACCCGTTTCAGGGTGGCGGCATCGTAAGCCAAGGGCAGCAAGTCGTTGAGAAACACCGGGCCGTGGCTGGACCAGGCCAGGTGTTCGGAAAAAGAGTGGGGTTGATAGCGTTCGATCAGCGTGGCCAACCGTGCCAGGTGCTCACGGTTCAACGGGCCTTCGCCGCCGATGGACAGACCCACGCCGTGCAACGACAGTGGGTACTGCTCGCGGATCAACCCCAGGTAATGGTGGAACGGGCCGCCGGCAACCATGTAGTTTTCGGCGTGCACTTCAAAAAAACCGATGTCGGGCGAGGTTTCGAGCACTTCGCTGAAGTGCTCGTTCTTCAGCCCCAGCCCGGCCCTGCAAGGGAGCCCGGGCGCCTGAGCGGGTGAGACCGTGTGTTGGGGAGAAAGCGTCATCATCAGTACTCAGGCCGAGGGCTGTTTCAGGACTTGGCGGTGAAGGCTGTTTCCTGGCCGAAACCGGTCGGTGAGGTGCTGCTCGGGGTTTTGGTACAGGTGCCGGCAGGGACCAGCTTCCAGGCGTTGGCCTGGTCCTTGAGTTTCGAGGTGCCGGCGCAGGAAGTGCCAGCGCCTGCGGCGCAATCGTTCTTGCCGGCTTCGGCGACACCAAAGCACTTCTGCATGTCATCGGCGGCGTGCGCGGTGCTTGTCAGGGCGGACAGGCTCAGGGCCGAACCCAGGGCCAGAACGAGGGTGGCGGCGGACAGCGAACGGGATTTAGTCGTCATGGTGTAACTCCAGCAGTGAGGTTGGGTAAGGAAGCGTTTTTGCTTGCTTACCCCTCTAGAGTTGGGGCACCCCCATGCGTTACAGCGGCTTGCAAAAAAATTTCAATTCGCCAGCCGCCGCGATCACTCGCCCCTGAATGCTCGGGCTCGGGCGTTGAGGTGTTTCCTTGCGTGGCTATTTACCAAGCCAAATAAAAGCCTGATGAACGACGTTCGGTTAACGCTGTTTTCGGTAACGGGTAAGGTTTCACCTGATCGGGTTTAAGTACCGATGGCGTAATTTAATAGATCCTGTTTTTTAAATATAAGTGGCGGATTTTCGCTATCTCAAAAGAAAGCGGGCGGTGTTATTCAGGCCCTGTGTGGGGGGTTAATGCCTATGTGTCGTGGACGTTTGAATGGGGAAGGGCGCGAGTCATGCGCTTGTTGGGTGTTTTTAATCTGATATTTTTTGGCTGGAATAGTGCTGTGTCCCCGTTATCGGGGGTTTACAATAATTTTGTATATGCGGAACAGTCAGTTATAAATTTAAGTCTTTTTCGGTTTGACTTTTATTGGTCGGCTGTTTAGTTTGATTTGGCCGGCAACAAATGAAATGCGCAATTCAGGAACCCTCTTCTGGATACTTTCCAGTTAAACTAAAAGAAGGAATTTAACGATGAAAGAAGTAAAAGTCGCTCTCCTGCAAAGTGCTACCTGCAACCTGATGCACGTAAAACTGCCTTCCCAGCCTAAGCCAGTGAAAGTGGCTAAGTAAGAAGCAGCGGGCCTGGAGAGTTCGCTCTCCAGGTCTTTCAAGGAGCAGCTCATGTATCATATAAATCCCGCGGCATTAGTGTTTGAAGACGGTAAAGAAGACTGTTGGGTTGACTACTCGTCAGGCCATAATGGCGTCAAGATTTCCAAGAGTTTGGGCAGGCTCATTGCCGAGCACTGCGGCCAGGCGGTCAATGCCGATCTGGTAAAGGAAGCCATTGCGCGTGATAACACCCTCAGTGAGGCTGGCATTGACACCTTGCTGGCCCATGTTTGCCTGCCTGCGCTGGCGCAGCCCAAGTCCGGCTATCACCGTGCGACCCAGAACCACCCTTTCCTGGACATGTCCCAAGGTCTTTCGGCGTTGGAGGCAGATGCTCAGATCATGGCAGCCTACGTCAAGGAACATGCGTACCCCGCTGTCGAGTTGAGTATTGAGTCAGGCAATGATGTTGCGCTCATTGACGCCATTAATCTGGACATCGATGAATTAAGAAACTCTGTTTTCTATCAGTTCAGTATGATTATGTCTGGAACCTTTGGCGTGCGTTTGCACCAACCGGCGTATTACGACGGCGAGCGTGATTATCACCAAGTTGAACTGCTCAAGAAGTCCATTCCTTCCGGCGGCGCCCGGCACCCCACGGAATGTTTTGTCGAAATACATCGTTCGTCGATAATTGCGCCGGGTGTCTACTATTTTTCCCCGATCGATAGTTCGCTTAAATTAATTACCCCGCAGTTGCCCGACTCAATGGAGGCTGAGCGCATTTCAAGTTCGGATGCCGACTGGGTGGTGAGGCTGGTATTGTGTGCCGCGGTAAGGCGATCAATGTTCCGCTACCGTGATCCCCGAAGTTTTCGTGCCTTGCTCGTCGACGCCGGTCATGCAGAGGCGCAATTGTCGGCGTTGGCCAGTTATTGCAACTGGCACTACACATCACGCTTTGTCGTGGACTTCGAGTACGCAAAAAGCTTCAGCGACGAGTCTTTGGATGACGGCCTTCCTGCGTTTTCCATCGGTTTGCTGGAAGGGTGGAATTAATGAGATATGTCAGCCAACACGGCAGTGAAGTTTCAATCCCCGATACGTGGGAGACTCATAACTGGGAGCGCCCTTATGTGTTCCTGAAGCAATTGCAGGCTGATCAGGTCGCCCAGCCGCAGGCCCTTCAAAGCCATCGTTACCTGCTGGATAAGCTGGTGACCGGCTATGACGTCAAACGTGCTATTTCAAGACGCAGCTTTACGTCTGTTGCCGAGCGCGAGGTTCCTTCTTCGGTGCTGGAGGCGGTACTCAGGTGCCTCTATCAGGCTTTGGCCCAGGAAACACATCTGTTTGCTGGAATCGTTACCCAGGGCGTACAGGGCTGGGCGGATGCAGCTTGGTTACTGGACCATACGCCCAGAGCGCTCAAGCGTTCAGACCGCGCCAGTGACAGCGAGGTGGTCGCCAAGATCATTCAGGGCCAAGGATGGGCCGGGGGCAAAGGCATTACAGTGTTGCTTGGGATCAATTGGCAATTTGCTGTTGCTGCATTCGGCGATCCTGATATTGCCTACGCCAAAGCCTTGCTGGATGTAGGGCGTGTAGGGCATGCCCTGTTGTTGGAGGGGCAGCATCAAGGGCTGGCGGCGAGAATGACGCCAGCCGTACACGAAGAAACAGCGTCAAATATGCTGCGCCTGACGGAAGAAAGGGATGTTCTTTATGCCATCCGGCTGGTTTTTCCAGGCTGAGTGCGTCGCAAGGAGTTGCAAAAATGAACGGACTTTCGCCGCTGAAGGATGCCTACGAGCGAGAGGGTTATGTCGTTGTTCGCGAGTTACTTGATCGCCAGAAATTGGCACTGCTCGCTGAAAAACTGATCCAGCAATTGCGCAAGCATCGAATAACGGATGGTTTCACCGAGATTGGTCAGCCGCGCTTCAAGGAACCAGAGCAGGCTGATCCGGACTTTCTGAAGTTTGTCGACGTCATGCGCAGCGAATTGACCGAAGAACTCTTTCAAGCGCCCAAGGTGATTGAGGTGATGAAGCTGCTCTTCGACACCGATGAGGTGTTCGTTCATCCGATCAAATGGGTGCGCGGTTTGGCACCCTTGGATTCTTCCATGCACTCCTCACCGGGCGTTCACCAGGACTTTCCGGAATTGCAGGGCAGTGGTCAGCAGATCACCCTGTGGGCACCCTTTTTTAATGTCGATGAAGGGTCGGGATCGCTGCCGGTTTACACCAAAAAACCAGGTGAAACCCTGTTACCGCTCGAGCTGGCACTCAACCCATCAGGATGGCAAGTCTGCCCCGACGTGCTGGGCGCAAAAAACGTTTTCGCATTACGTCCGGGTGATGTACTGCTGTTCAATACGTTTACCCCGCATGGGGGAGCGACCAATACCGGCACAGGTTGGCGTTGCAGTATCGAGGCACGGTTTCAGCCGCTCGCTGAGCCTTTGGCACTCAGTAATTTTGCCAAGCCGCTGTTGACCCAGGATTGGCAAACGTTCTACGCAGGGTGGCGGACCTGGGGGTTTTACTGGCGGGACAGGCATCCGCCGCTTATTCCCTTTGATCCATCCTGGGAGCATTGGCGGGATCTGACCGCTATCGGGGAAGCGGTTAAAGGTAACAAGAATGCGGTGGCGGCCCTCGAAATCGCTGCCAGGTTCGGTATGTCCGAACCCATCAAGTCATGTGCCCAGGGGTTGCTCGAGTCCTTTGAACGTATTTACGACCAATAAGGTAATGTGGCTGTGAAGAACCGCTTTGCAGATTTTTTCATCAGCAGAAATTTCTCATTCTTGTGGCTGGGGCAAGCCCTCTCATCGTTTGGCGAGTTCGTTTTCGAGAGCACCGTCATTGTGTGGCTGGTGACTGACTTGTTTCACGACAGTGCGTTCTTGCCGACGGCTGTAGGCCTGGCGGTGGCGGCCTCTGCTATTCCGCGTGTATTGGTGGCCCCACTGGCCGGGGCTTGGGTCGATCGGATGGCCCCGCTGTACGTGATGATCGCGGCGGATGGGATTCGGGTGCTCAACTTCCTGATCTTTTTCGTGATCTATTCCCTGGCCGGGCTGGACCCGATGCAAGTGCTTGTCGGCGTTCTGCTCTTGTTGTTGGTGAACAGCACGGCTGCACAGTTTTTCAACCCGTCACGCCAGGCGATCATGCAAGTGGTCATCCCTTCGGCACGACGCGTTGAGGCATCGGCCAAGGCGATGTTTTCCCTGACGGGCATTTCAGTGTTGTCGGCGTCCCTTGGGCCGGCATTATTTGTGTGGGTGGGCCCCGCCCTGGCACTGCTGATCAATGTGCTGGCTTTTGCCTGTTCGGCCCTGTGCATAGCGTCTACCCAGGGCCTGCGCCGGACCTTGCTGGCCGAGCAACAACGGCTGCCCTTCTGGCATGGAGTGCTCGCAGGGCTACGGTTTTCCTGGGGGCACGCCTCGATTAGGACGTTGTTGATCGGTGTGGCGTTATATGGGTTTTCCTTGGGGGTCAATAACGTCGCATTGTCCTTGTATGCATTCAAAACCTTGGGCTTGAGCCCTTATGAATACGGCCTGATTCTCGCGGCGTTCCCTGTCGGCGGCTTGATTGCTGCCGTGCTGGTCCGGCCGCTGTTGAAGTCATTGAGCACGCGCCAGGCCTTTACCCTTGCATTGCTGTGCATGGGGTTCAGCTACCTGGCGTATTCGCTGCATCCGCCGTTTTACTTGGCCTGGGCGCTGATGTTCAGCTGTGGGTTGTTCTTCTCGGTGTTTGCGATTGTGCAAGGGCCGATGCTCCAGGAAGCCGTGCCGGAAGGTTACATGGGGCGTGTGTCTGCAACAGTCACGCCGGTGCTGGCCATCGCCTCATTAACCGGTACGCTGGTGTGCTCTCAGACGTTAAATGTGGCACAGCGTGTCATAGCCTATTTCGACGCGCCGCTGGATGTGTACGGCGCGTATATCTTCCTGGCGGCGGGCTTGTTGCTATTGGGCGGGGCATTGATGCTGGCAGGCCAGCGCGCGAGCAAGGGGGAGTTGGTCGCGACGCTTTGAACCGCGATAAAAAAAACGGCCCGAAGGCCGTTTTTTTGTTACCTCAATGGCTCAGCCACCAAGATAGGCTTCACGCACCTTCGGATCCGTCAGCAATTGCTCCCCGGTGCCCTGCATCACCACCCGGCCGTTTTCCAGCACGTAGGCTCGGTCGGCGATTTTCAGCGCCTGGTTGGCGTTCTGCTCGACCAGGAACACCGTGACACCGTCCTTACGCAGCTGTTCGATGATGTCGAAGATCTGCTGGATGATGATCGGTGCCAGGCCCAGGGACGGTTCGTCCAGCAACAGCAACTTGGGCTTGCTCATCAGCGCACGGCCGATGGCGAGCATTTGCTGCTCGCCACCGGACATGGTGCCGCCGCGCTGGCTGAAGCGCTCCTTGAGCCTTGGGAACAGGTGCAGCACCTTGTCCATCTGCTCCTGGTAATCGCCCTTGTCGGTAAAGAACCCGCCCATGGCCAGGTTCTCTTCCACGGTCAGGCGCGAGAACACCCGACGGCCCTCAGGCACCACGGCAATGCTTTTGCGCATGATCTGTGAAGACTGCTGGCCCACCAGCTCTTCACCCATGTAGCGGATGCTGCCGCTGTGGGCCTGCGGCGAACCGCACAGGGTCATCAGCAAGGTCGATTTGCCGGCACCGTTGGCGCCGATCAGCGTGACGATCTCGCCTTGGCGCACTTCGACGTTGACGCTGTGCAGGGCCTGGATCTTGCCGTAGAAAGTGGAAACGTTTTCGAATTGCAGCATTTTACGCTTCCCCCAAATAGGCTTTGATCACTTCGGGATTGTCGCGGATCTGTTCCGGCGTCCCATTGGCCAGCGGCGTACCCTGGTTGATCACCACTATGTGGTCGGAAATGCTCATAACCAGTTTCATGTCGTGTTCGATCAACAGCACCGTGGCGTTGTTTTCCTCACGCAACACGCTGATCAGCGCCTTGAGGTCTTCGGTTTCCTTGGGGTTCAGGCCGGCGGCCGGTTCGTCGAGCATGAGGATCCGCGGGCGGGTCATCATGCAGCGGGCGATTTCCAGACGACGTTGCTGACCGTAGGCGAGGGTGCCGGCCGGGCGGTTGGCAAACTCGGTGAGGTTGACCTTGTCCAGCCAGTATTCGGCGTATTCCATGGCCTCGCGCTCGCTTTTGCGGAACGCCGGGGTCTTGAACAGGCCTGCAAAGAAGTTGGTGTTCAAATGACGGTGCTGGGCAATCAGCAGGTTCTCGACCGCCGTCATGTCCTTGAACAAGCGCACGTTCTGGAAGGTGCGCACCACGCCCTTGCGGGCGATCTCGTGACCGGCCAGGCCCTGGATCGGCTGGCCGTCCAGCAGGATGCTGCCACCGCTCGGCTTGTAGAAACCGGTGAGGCAGTTGAACACCGTGGTTTTGCCGGCGCCGTTCGGGCCGATCAGCGCCACCACCTGTTTCTCTTTCACGGTCAGGGCCACGCCGTTGACCGCCAGCAAGCCGC of Pseudomonas fluorescens contains these proteins:
- a CDS encoding HvfC/BufC N-terminal domain-containing protein, giving the protein MSLQDAFASALLAPDPVCPEGLFSSNGADPASRFAVYRNNVHSALINALATAYPVTLQLVGEAFFRAMASLYVQACPPNSPLISEYGSSFADFIQGFEPAASVPYLADIARLERLRVRAYHAADVAPLQQQAVLQALQTQTHLGELRLQLHPSLATLNSAYAIVAVWAAHQTEGAIASLNAWHAQSALVLRQGLAVKVFAIDAGSVAFINSLNHGAGLEMAVTQALEAASEFDLNQCLTLLISHDAITHLHTEQKESP
- a CDS encoding MFS transporter; its protein translation is MKNRFADFFISRNFSFLWLGQALSSFGEFVFESTVIVWLVTDLFHDSAFLPTAVGLAVAASAIPRVLVAPLAGAWVDRMAPLYVMIAADGIRVLNFLIFFVIYSLAGLDPMQVLVGVLLLLLVNSTAAQFFNPSRQAIMQVVIPSARRVEASAKAMFSLTGISVLSASLGPALFVWVGPALALLINVLAFACSALCIASTQGLRRTLLAEQQRLPFWHGVLAGLRFSWGHASIRTLLIGVALYGFSLGVNNVALSLYAFKTLGLSPYEYGLILAAFPVGGLIAAVLVRPLLKSLSTRQAFTLALLCMGFSYLAYSLHPPFYLAWALMFSCGLFFSVFAIVQGPMLQEAVPEGYMGRVSATVTPVLAIASLTGTLVCSQTLNVAQRVIAYFDAPLDVYGAYIFLAAGLLLLGGALMLAGQRASKGELVATL
- the livG gene encoding high-affinity branched-chain amino acid ABC transporter ATP-binding protein LivG, which encodes MSREILKVENLSMRFGGLLAVNGVALTVKEKQVVALIGPNGAGKTTVFNCLTGFYKPSGGSILLDGQPIQGLAGHEIARKGVVRTFQNVRLFKDMTAVENLLIAQHRHLNTNFFAGLFKTPAFRKSEREAMEYAEYWLDKVNLTEFANRPAGTLAYGQQRRLEIARCMMTRPRILMLDEPAAGLNPKETEDLKALISVLREENNATVLLIEHDMKLVMSISDHIVVINQGTPLANGTPEQIRDNPEVIKAYLGEA
- a CDS encoding ABC transporter ATP-binding protein, whose product is MLQFENVSTFYGKIQALHSVNVEVRQGEIVTLIGANGAGKSTLLMTLCGSPQAHSGSIRYMGEELVGQQSSQIMRKSIAVVPEGRRVFSRLTVEENLAMGGFFTDKGDYQEQMDKVLHLFPRLKERFSQRGGTMSGGEQQMLAIGRALMSKPKLLLLDEPSLGLAPIIIQQIFDIIEQLRKDGVTVFLVEQNANQALKIADRAYVLENGRVVMQGTGEQLLTDPKVREAYLGG
- the bufB gene encoding MNIO family bufferin maturase, with the translated sequence MMTLSPQHTVSPAQAPGLPCRAGLGLKNEHFSEVLETSPDIGFFEVHAENYMVAGGPFHHYLGLIREQYPLSLHGVGLSIGGEGPLNREHLARLATLIERYQPHSFSEHLAWSSHGPVFLNDLLPLAYDAATLKRVCEHIDQVQSTLKQPMLLENPSTYLQFQRSTLDETDFISEIIRRTGCGLLLDVNNVYVSCINHQRDPLSYIDALPLRAVGEIHLAGFAEDTDSLGDRLLIDDHGAPVDNAVWQLYQHVLMRTGPVATLIERDNHVPAFSVLHAEVQHADWHLSQVNQ
- a CDS encoding DoxX family protein; this encodes MNTSPTCLVKRTIALFEKIPYSLIAFLARFSIAAVFWKSGQTKVEGFAIDLISGTFQLGEPRLAASTLPLFRSEYHVPLLSPEVAAHMAAFAEHFFPVLILVGLATRFSALALIGMTLTIQLFVYPDAYPTHGTWLALLLLLVAKGPGSLSIDHLIARRYR
- a CDS encoding short chain dehydrogenase produces the protein MKILLIGASGTIGSAVKAELAQRHEVISVGRTHGDFQVDISDSASIRKLFEQTGKFDALVCAAGSVNFVPLGDMSETDFELGLRDKLMGQVNLLLIGREYANDGASFTFTSGILNRDPIRTGASAALVNGALDAFVKAAAIELPRGLRVNSVSPTVLLEAMGSYAPYFRGYKPAPAADVALAYAKSVEGLQTGQTFIVG
- a CDS encoding LysR family transcriptional regulator, which encodes MSEMDDLAAFAVLIEAGSFTVAAEQLGCSKGQLSKRISQLEARFCVVLLHRTTRKLSLTAAGAALLPQAQALVVQVERARQALARLKDDLAGPVRMTVPVSLGETFFDGLLLEFSKQYPQVQIELELSNSYRDLARDGFDLGVRMGAIENERLVAKPLLAWHEMTCASPAYLEQHGEPLTPADLAAHTCLLNSHYSGREEWLYHQQHELLRVRVSGTFASNHYNLLKKAALVGAGIARLPSYVLPAELADGRLRWLLRDYQTRSMPMHLVHPYQGGLPRRTQVLADYLVDWFKRSGETLDRL
- a CDS encoding nitroreductase family protein, translated to MYHINPAALVFEDGKEDCWVDYSSGHNGVKISKSLGRLIAEHCGQAVNADLVKEAIARDNTLSEAGIDTLLAHVCLPALAQPKSGYHRATQNHPFLDMSQGLSALEADAQIMAAYVKEHAYPAVELSIESGNDVALIDAINLDIDELRNSVFYQFSMIMSGTFGVRLHQPAYYDGERDYHQVELLKKSIPSGGARHPTECFVEIHRSSIIAPGVYYFSPIDSSLKLITPQLPDSMEAERISSSDADWVVRLVLCAAVRRSMFRYRDPRSFRALLVDAGHAEAQLSALASYCNWHYTSRFVVDFEYAKSFSDESLDDGLPAFSIGLLEGWN
- a CDS encoding phytanoyl-CoA dioxygenase family protein, translated to MNGLSPLKDAYEREGYVVVRELLDRQKLALLAEKLIQQLRKHRITDGFTEIGQPRFKEPEQADPDFLKFVDVMRSELTEELFQAPKVIEVMKLLFDTDEVFVHPIKWVRGLAPLDSSMHSSPGVHQDFPELQGSGQQITLWAPFFNVDEGSGSLPVYTKKPGETLLPLELALNPSGWQVCPDVLGAKNVFALRPGDVLLFNTFTPHGGATNTGTGWRCSIEARFQPLAEPLALSNFAKPLLTQDWQTFYAGWRTWGFYWRDRHPPLIPFDPSWEHWRDLTAIGEAVKGNKNAVAALEIAARFGMSEPIKSCAQGLLESFERIYDQ
- a CDS encoding BufA1 family periplasmic bufferin-type metallophore; the protein is MTTKSRSLSAATLVLALGSALSLSALTSTAHAADDMQKCFGVAEAGKNDCAAGAGTSCAGTSKLKDQANAWKLVPAGTCTKTPSSTSPTGFGQETAFTAKS